Proteins encoded within one genomic window of Glycine soja cultivar W05 chromosome 1, ASM419377v2, whole genome shotgun sequence:
- the LOC114415746 gene encoding uncharacterized protein LOC114415746 isoform X1: protein MKALTSSCSKTVVDTLGPFSPRVCLRVSYRPEFCFTLRSKNEKKGCNSLLLKLVRNKGVVYPVHAVPPKNQVDLDTAEPQAQQSEQTNESKFVRVSFQLEKNCNFGEQFLIVGDDPVLGSWDPLEALPMTWFEGHVWAVELDMPAGKSFQFKFILKGKGGDIIWQPGLDRMIHTWETMNRIIVLEDWENAELQKIIEEDQLAEPNEEPQVDLEVPTLAETLENPQEELDSNASEISAVEDTQIHAEEKPLAEPVMQQNTDTISSSIEKPMAIVAENISSSEDLINSTSHKSNKKNIILQPKEESADSPGNDDIIHDLGHNGNAASLENQEKTIVESSLFDLEGGPVLVPGLIIEPTEPTDQAGQSEVQEMTNTDTSVGAFETQDQNIPEFSKEQETDDATPREINADINNGQELLYNEQESHLSPEMEGMPNYEQDDDNPLQNDIKWGQETVKKFLTKLGFL, encoded by the exons ATGAAAGCCCTCACAAGCTCTTGTTCCAAGACCGTCGTCGACACCCTAGGACCCTTTTCTCCCAGAGTTTGCCTTCGTGTTTCTTATAGACCCGAATTCTGCTTCACCCTTCGTtccaaaaatgagaaaaagggTTGCAATTCATTGCTCCTGAAACTGGTTCGGAACAAGGGTGTTGTTTACCCGGTTCATGCAGTGCCACCAAAGAACcag GTGGACTTGGATACTGCGGAGCCTCAAGCTCAACAAAGTGAACAAACAA ATGAATCAAAGTTTGTTCGTGTATCTTTTCAGTTAGAAAAGAATTGTAACTTCGGTGAACAGTTTCTTATCGTTGGAGATGATCCTGTGCTTGGTTCATGGGACCCTTTAGAAGCATTACCCATGACATGGTTTGAAGGACATGTATGGGCCGTGGAGCTG GATATGCCTGCTGGAAAGTCATTCCAGTTCAAGTTCATACTGAAAGGAAAAGGGGGGGATATTATTTGGCAGCCAGGGTTGGATCGAATGATCCACACTTGGGAAACTATGAACAGAATAATTGTTCTTGAAGATTGGGAGAATGCAGAACTTCAGAAAATAATAGAGGAAGATCAACTTGCTGAGCCAAATGAGGAACCCCAGGTCGACTTAGAAGTGCCGACTTTAGCTGAAACTTTGGAGAATCCTCAAGAGGAACTGGATTCCAATGCATCCGAAATATCAGCTGTTGAAGATACCCAAATTCATGCAGAGGAGAAACCACTTGCTGAACCAGTCATGCAACAAAACACTGATACTATTTCTTCCTCTATCGAAAAGCCAATGGCTATTGTTGCAGAAAATATAAGTTCTTCGGAAGATCTCATCAACAGTACAAgccataaaagtaataaaaagaatataatactTCAACCAAAAGAAGAATCTGCAGATAGTCCAGGAAACGATGATATAATACATGATCTTGGACACAATGGAAATGCTGCGTCACTCGAAAATCAGGAAAAGACAATTGTGGAAAGCAGCTTATTTGATCTTGAAGGAGGTCCTGTTCTTGTACCTGGCTTAATAATAGAACCAACTGAGCCAACTGATCAAGCGGGTCAAAGTGAAGTTCAAGAGATGACTAACACGGACACTTCAGTTGGAGCTTTTGAAACTCAGGATCAGAACATACCCGAG TTCAGTAAGGAGCAAGAAACTGATGATGCCACACCCCGAGAGATAAATGCAGACATCAATAATGGGCAAGAGCTGCTTTACAATGAACAAGAGTCTCATTTGTCCCCAGAAATGGAAGGCATGCCAAACTACGAGCaagatgatgacaatcccttgCAAAATGACATCAAATGGGGCCAAGAAACGGTGAAGAAGTTTCTAACAAAACTTGGATTCCTTTGA
- the LOC114415746 gene encoding uncharacterized protein LOC114415746 isoform X2, producing MKALTSSCSKTVVDTLGPFSPRVCLRVSYRPEFCFTLRSKNEKKGCNSLLLKLVRNKGVVYPVHAVPPKNQVDLDTAEPQAQQSEQTNESKFVRVSFQLEKNCNFGEQFLIVGDDPVLGSWDPLEALPMTWFEGHVWAVELDMPAGKSFQFKFILKGKGGDIIWQPGLDRMIHTWETMNRIIVLEDWENAELQKIIEEDQLAEPNEEPQVDLEVPTLAETLENPQEELDSNASEISAVEDTQIHAEEKPLAEPVMQQNTDTISSSIEKPMAIVAENISSSEDLINSTSHKSNKKNIILQPKEESADSPGNDDIIHDLGHNGNAASLENQEKTIVESSLFDLEGGPVLVPGLIIEPTEPTDQAGQSEVQEMTNTDTSVGAFETQDQNIPELLNSLITL from the exons ATGAAAGCCCTCACAAGCTCTTGTTCCAAGACCGTCGTCGACACCCTAGGACCCTTTTCTCCCAGAGTTTGCCTTCGTGTTTCTTATAGACCCGAATTCTGCTTCACCCTTCGTtccaaaaatgagaaaaagggTTGCAATTCATTGCTCCTGAAACTGGTTCGGAACAAGGGTGTTGTTTACCCGGTTCATGCAGTGCCACCAAAGAACcag GTGGACTTGGATACTGCGGAGCCTCAAGCTCAACAAAGTGAACAAACAA ATGAATCAAAGTTTGTTCGTGTATCTTTTCAGTTAGAAAAGAATTGTAACTTCGGTGAACAGTTTCTTATCGTTGGAGATGATCCTGTGCTTGGTTCATGGGACCCTTTAGAAGCATTACCCATGACATGGTTTGAAGGACATGTATGGGCCGTGGAGCTG GATATGCCTGCTGGAAAGTCATTCCAGTTCAAGTTCATACTGAAAGGAAAAGGGGGGGATATTATTTGGCAGCCAGGGTTGGATCGAATGATCCACACTTGGGAAACTATGAACAGAATAATTGTTCTTGAAGATTGGGAGAATGCAGAACTTCAGAAAATAATAGAGGAAGATCAACTTGCTGAGCCAAATGAGGAACCCCAGGTCGACTTAGAAGTGCCGACTTTAGCTGAAACTTTGGAGAATCCTCAAGAGGAACTGGATTCCAATGCATCCGAAATATCAGCTGTTGAAGATACCCAAATTCATGCAGAGGAGAAACCACTTGCTGAACCAGTCATGCAACAAAACACTGATACTATTTCTTCCTCTATCGAAAAGCCAATGGCTATTGTTGCAGAAAATATAAGTTCTTCGGAAGATCTCATCAACAGTACAAgccataaaagtaataaaaagaatataatactTCAACCAAAAGAAGAATCTGCAGATAGTCCAGGAAACGATGATATAATACATGATCTTGGACACAATGGAAATGCTGCGTCACTCGAAAATCAGGAAAAGACAATTGTGGAAAGCAGCTTATTTGATCTTGAAGGAGGTCCTGTTCTTGTACCTGGCTTAATAATAGAACCAACTGAGCCAACTGATCAAGCGGGTCAAAGTGAAGTTCAAGAGATGACTAACACGGACACTTCAGTTGGAGCTTTTGAAACTCAGGATCAGAACATACCCGAG TTGTTAAATAGTTTAATAACTCTTTAA